A genome region from Nicotiana tabacum cultivar K326 chromosome 13, ASM71507v2, whole genome shotgun sequence includes the following:
- the LOC107764429 gene encoding F-box protein PP2-A13-like: MGANSSSIDSNSANGSNHPPLKTKLEDIPEACAALILSYLDPPEICKLARLSRAFSAASSADFIWDSKLPSNYRYILEELLAMSIAGMGKKDIFAKLSRPNSFDSGTKEVWIDQNNGGVCLAVSAKGMTITGIDDRRYWNHIPTDESRFGIVAYLHQIWWVEVDGELEFQFPAGTYSVFFRLQLGKFTKRLGRRVITNTEQVHGWDLKPVQFQLTTSDGGCVMSKCYLDNVGTWVHHHVGDFVVKDSATMTKLKFSLMQIDCTHTKGGLCVDSVLICPISLAKELRSS, from the exons ATGGGCGCTAACTCTTCTTCCATAGACTCAAACTCTGCTAATGGCTCAAACCATCCGCCATTGAAAACTAAGCTTGAAGATATACCAGAAGCTTGTGCTGCTCTTATTCTCTCTTATTTGGATCCACCAGAAATCTGCAAATTAGCCCGTCTTAGTCGGGCCTTTTCGGCCGCTTCTTCTGCGGATTTTATTTGGGATTCCAAATTGCCCTCCAATTATCGGTATATTCTCGAGGAATTGCTGGCCATGAGTATTGCAGGCATGGGTAAAAAGGACATTTTTGCAAAGCTTTCCCGGCCCAATTCTTTTGATTCTGGCACAAAg GAGGTATGGATTGATCAGAATAATGGAGGGGTTTGTTTGGCAGTTTCAGCTAAAGGAATGACGATTACCGGAATTGATGATCGGAGATATTGGAATCATATTCCGACAGACGAATCAAG ATTCGGAATTGTCGCTTACCTTCATCAAATCTGGTGGGTTGAAGTTGATGGAGAATTAGAGTTCCAATTTCCTGCAGGGACATATAGTGTATTCTTTAGACTTCAGCTTGGCAAATTTACCAAGAGGTTGGGACGTCGAGTCATCACTAACACTGAACAAGTTCACGGCTGGGATTTAAAGCCCGTGCAGTTCCAGTTAACAACGTCTGATGGTGGATGTGTCATGTCCAAATGTTATCTAGACAATGTAGGAACTTGGGTACATCACCATGTGGGAGATTTTGTGGTTAAGGATTCCGCGACCATGACAAAgttaaaattttctttgatgCAGATTGATTGTACACACACTAAAGGTGGTTTGTGCGTAGATTCTGTGTTAATATGCCCGATAAGTTTAGCAAAAGAGTTGAGATCTTCCTGA